The following are from one region of the Thermofilum sp. genome:
- a CDS encoding KH domain-containing protein, producing MEGGLIVPLNPQRVGVVVGKDGGNKKRIESAFNVDISVDSQKSVAVVRPREGATPYDLLKVRKALEAVSLGFSVDDALLLADDSYDFQVIDLDEVSRNREDLKRIKARIIGAEGRFRKVLEEMTGARIVIGDKHVGVIGDYEQLRVVREALSRLIGGQAHSTVVKFLERESYSLKRRRLELWEKW from the coding sequence ATGGAAGGGGGGCTGATAGTTCCGCTAAACCCGCAACGAGTAGGAGTGGTCGTCGGAAAGGATGGGGGAAATAAGAAGCGTATTGAGAGCGCTTTCAACGTAGATATTAGTGTAGATTCTCAGAAAAGCGTGGCTGTTGTTCGCCCGAGAGAGGGCGCGACCCCTTACGATTTGCTGAAGGTTAGGAAGGCACTAGAAGCTGTGTCGCTGGGCTTTAGCGTCGACGATGCACTACTTCTGGCGGATGACTCGTACGATTTCCAGGTCATAGACCTGGATGAGGTGAGCAGAAACCGGGAGGACCTTAAGAGGATAAAGGCTAGGATTATCGGAGCCGAGGGGCGTTTCAGGAAAGTTCTCGAGGAGATGACCGGAGCTAGGATCGTCATAGGAGATAAGCACGTAGGCGTGATAGGGGACTACGAGCAGCTGCGAGTTGTGAGGGAAGCGCTCTCGAGGCTTATTGGGGGTCAGGCACACAGCACCGTAGTTAAATTTCTAGAGAGGGAGAGCTACTCGCTTAAAAGGAGAAGGCTTGAGCTCTGGGAGAAGTGGTAG
- the dnaG gene encoding DNA primase DnaG, translating into MGGPPVSAKYVIKARIEVAGLVEKHDIIGAIFGQTEGLLGDEMDFRELQRTGRIGRIEASVKTTGDKTIAEVEVPSNLDMVETAILAATIETIDKVGPYSAKAEITGIEDVRSEKRRRVVERAVEIYRKMLESIPESRELVDEVLSKVRAAEVVEYGEERLPGGPDVTRADTVILVEGRADVINLLRHGYRNVLAVGGATTVPPSLKEIIQGKKTILFVDGDRGGEMIARNLLNAIKIDYVARAPEGKEVEDLTAKEIARCIQSKVSAEEFLESLEGERRQQREVRAEFIVPPAKLLSRSSAPAQPEYVESVSVPRSVKSVIEELKGTLEAVLYDENWAEITRVPVKDLVNTIKQVDGVSYVVLDGIVTQRLVDAAYTKGVKALIGVRVGEVVRKPENLKISTFDKVSVAEDAAISG; encoded by the coding sequence ATGGGCGGTCCTCCCGTATCGGCTAAGTACGTGATAAAGGCTCGAATAGAAGTCGCGGGGCTCGTGGAGAAGCACGACATTATAGGTGCTATCTTCGGACAGACGGAAGGCTTACTCGGGGACGAGATGGACTTCAGGGAGCTCCAAAGGACAGGAAGGATCGGCAGAATAGAGGCTTCTGTGAAGACTACCGGTGACAAGACGATCGCAGAGGTCGAGGTCCCCTCAAACCTCGACATGGTCGAGACCGCTATCCTGGCCGCAACTATCGAGACGATAGATAAAGTCGGTCCCTACAGTGCTAAGGCAGAGATTACAGGCATCGAGGATGTTCGCAGCGAGAAGAGGAGGAGGGTAGTCGAGAGAGCCGTGGAGATTTACAGGAAGATGCTGGAGAGCATTCCAGAGTCGCGAGAGCTGGTGGACGAGGTTCTCAGCAAAGTTCGCGCAGCCGAAGTCGTAGAGTACGGCGAGGAGAGGCTCCCAGGCGGGCCCGACGTTACGAGGGCCGATACCGTCATTCTCGTCGAGGGTAGAGCTGACGTGATTAACCTGCTGAGGCACGGTTACAGAAACGTTTTAGCGGTCGGCGGAGCCACGACAGTCCCGCCGAGCCTGAAGGAGATTATTCAAGGCAAGAAAACTATCCTGTTCGTAGACGGCGATAGAGGAGGCGAAATGATAGCTCGCAACCTTCTCAACGCTATCAAGATAGATTACGTAGCTAGGGCACCTGAAGGGAAGGAGGTAGAGGACCTCACGGCTAAGGAGATAGCCCGCTGCATCCAGAGTAAGGTCAGCGCCGAGGAGTTTCTCGAGAGCCTGGAAGGAGAGCGGCGCCAGCAGAGAGAGGTGAGAGCCGAGTTCATAGTCCCACCGGCAAAGCTCTTGAGCAGAAGTAGCGCGCCCGCGCAACCAGAGTACGTGGAAAGCGTATCCGTTCCCCGTAGCGTTAAGTCGGTGATCGAGGAGCTGAAAGGCACTCTCGAGGCAGTACTCTACGATGAGAACTGGGCCGAAATAACGAGAGTTCCTGTAAAGGATCTAGTGAACACTATCAAGCAAGTAGACGGCGTCTCCTACGTCGTGCTGGATGGGATAGTAACTCAGAGGCTCGTAGATGCCGCTTACACTAAAGGAGTCAAGGCGCTCATAGGGGTGAGGGTCGGCGAAGTTGTCAGGAAGCCGGAGAACCTCAAGATCTCGACGTTCGACAAAGTGAGCGTGGCCGAAGACGCAGCGATAAGCGGCTAG
- a CDS encoding 50S ribosomal protein L22: protein MPTWRYSVELDPERTAKASLRDVSMSYKATVETLKLLKGKSLEEARKILESIAALRTPVPFRRYSGKVAHKRGVPGAGRYPVKVARHLLRLLDNLENNAEFKGLDVTRLRIVHAAAHKGPKVKRYMPRAFGRATPWYDQLVHVEIYAEERGE from the coding sequence ATGCCTACGTGGCGGTACTCGGTGGAGCTAGATCCTGAGCGCACGGCGAAAGCTTCGCTGAGAGATGTGAGCATGTCGTACAAAGCTACTGTAGAGACCTTGAAGCTTCTAAAGGGTAAGAGCCTCGAGGAAGCTAGAAAGATCCTGGAGAGTATTGCAGCGCTGCGGACGCCGGTACCTTTCCGTCGCTACAGCGGTAAGGTTGCCCATAAGAGAGGCGTGCCGGGTGCTGGAAGATACCCGGTGAAAGTCGCCAGGCACCTTCTGCGCCTACTCGATAACCTTGAAAACAACGCTGAGTTCAAGGGCCTTGATGTGACGAGGCTTCGGATAGTCCACGCGGCAGCCCACAAGGGTCCCAAGGTGAAGAGATACATGCCTAGAGCCTTCGGCCGGGCTACACCTTGGTACGATCAGTTGGTGCACGTGGAGATCTACGCCGAGGAGAGGGGTGAGTGA
- a CDS encoding CBS domain-containing protein: MSIGELGLGRYPPLLVLNENASVLEVLAGMAEKRVRHCPLVSDEGVLVGMVSARDLVDFLGGQRYRSIVQNRFKGDIYEALTKVRASELSRYPAWVTEDTPLTDVLARFIELGVGALVIVDRSKRVRGLLSERHVMSLFANATTYVQVREIMSRELVTAHPHEPISKALELMSRHRVRRIPLQSGGKLSGIVTVKDVLGFLGSESSLKRLSAGEGESLLSTPLQSVASYPVLTVDAGEDVGKAVSIMKNHGVGCLVAVDGTGAPVGIVTERDVVTRLPRVRGVELFTDLVKAAVFASRVSF, from the coding sequence ATGAGTATAGGTGAGCTTGGATTAGGCCGCTACCCACCTTTGCTTGTTCTCAACGAGAATGCTAGCGTTCTAGAGGTTCTAGCGGGGATGGCTGAGAAGCGTGTGCGGCACTGCCCCCTAGTCTCTGATGAGGGGGTTTTAGTGGGTATGGTTTCGGCCAGAGATCTCGTGGATTTTCTAGGTGGGCAGCGCTACAGGAGCATTGTTCAGAATCGCTTCAAAGGAGACATCTACGAGGCGCTTACCAAGGTGAGAGCATCGGAGCTAAGCAGGTACCCTGCTTGGGTGACAGAGGACACGCCCCTGACGGATGTTCTAGCGAGGTTTATAGAGCTGGGTGTGGGAGCGCTGGTTATCGTTGACAGGTCGAAGAGAGTGAGGGGGCTCTTATCGGAGAGGCACGTGATGAGCCTGTTCGCCAACGCGACGACCTACGTTCAGGTTAGAGAGATCATGTCGAGGGAGCTGGTAACCGCGCATCCGCACGAGCCGATCAGCAAGGCTCTCGAGCTGATGAGCAGGCACAGGGTTAGGAGGATTCCACTCCAATCGGGAGGCAAGCTGAGCGGCATCGTCACGGTCAAGGATGTGCTGGGTTTTCTGGGTTCAGAGAGTTCGCTAAAGCGCCTGTCTGCCGGCGAGGGGGAGAGCCTTCTCTCAACTCCTCTCCAATCCGTAGCGAGCTACCCTGTCCTCACGGTCGACGCTGGGGAGGATGTCGGGAAGGCTGTAAGCATTATGAAGAATCACGGTGTGGGGTGCCTCGTCGCTGTTGACGGGACCGGGGCTCCCGTCGGCATAGTTACTGAACGCGACGTTGTAACGCGGCTTCCAAGAGTAAGAGGAGTTGAGCTTTTCACGGACTTAGTCAAAGCTGCTGTCTTCGCATCGAGGGTAAGCTTCTAG
- a CDS encoding serine protein kinase RIO, protein MSKRLQKDSELFEVLESVFDYSTVMSIYRLMNRGVISKLYGAVASGKEAKVYWGKGPGGEDLAVKIFYVQTASFRGGRLKYILGDPRFEGLKGDFRKLVYAWCQKEYRNLARALEAGVRVPRPYAVERNVLVMEFIGKDGVPAPLIKDKVPEDPVRAFSEVKEYLKRLYLYAKLVHADLSEYNILVDEGDRLVIIDLGSAVLSSHPQAVEFLRSDVRNIYRFFSGLGVETGDPEDFLRELLSRQLSGTSS, encoded by the coding sequence TTGAGTAAGCGCCTGCAGAAGGACTCGGAGCTTTTCGAAGTTCTCGAGAGCGTTTTCGACTACTCGACGGTCATGAGTATCTACAGACTCATGAACAGGGGGGTGATAAGCAAGCTCTACGGCGCCGTAGCTAGCGGAAAAGAAGCTAAAGTTTACTGGGGTAAGGGCCCTGGAGGCGAGGACCTGGCTGTGAAGATATTTTATGTGCAGACAGCGAGCTTCAGGGGAGGACGCTTGAAATACATCCTCGGCGACCCGCGTTTTGAGGGCTTAAAGGGCGACTTTAGAAAGCTCGTGTACGCGTGGTGCCAGAAAGAGTACCGGAACCTTGCAAGGGCTCTTGAAGCCGGTGTACGCGTACCCAGGCCCTACGCGGTTGAGCGGAATGTGCTTGTGATGGAGTTTATAGGCAAGGATGGGGTGCCTGCACCGCTGATTAAGGATAAAGTGCCTGAGGATCCGGTCAGAGCGTTCTCCGAGGTTAAAGAGTACTTGAAGCGCCTCTACCTGTATGCAAAACTCGTGCACGCTGACCTGTCAGAGTATAACATCCTTGTCGATGAGGGGGATCGGCTTGTGATTATAGACCTCGGCTCTGCGGTTCTCTCGTCGCACCCCCAAGCTGTGGAGTTCCTTAGGAGCGACGTGAGAAATATTTACCGCTTTTTCTCGGGGCTAGGTGTCGAGACTGGTGACCCGGAGGACTTTCTGAGAGAGCTACTCTCACGGCAGCTGAGCGGTACATCTTCTTAG